The genome window TCCCTGAGAGCTGACAGCTTGTTGAAAATGAAAATGGAACAGCATGCCTATTAACATAAGTTAAGGGTTGTACCATAAGCATGAATTTTATTTGTGCTTTGCATAGATAATTTACATGTATTGTTTATAATTCATTTAATACTTCAGATGATGCTATCCTTCTGATTCTTGTCAAACTCTCAGAAGAATTAAAGCTAGAACCCCCTGAATCTTAATTCCTCAATGTTTTAGGGTGTATCTGAGGCTAGGATAACAGGTAAAGGTTGTGCCAGTACATTGCACTTTTTCATTGTTCCTTAGAAAGGTGAATCAGGAGGATTTGCAGAGGAGAATCTAAGCATCCTGGCTATAGATTCCCCACCACTACTGTATCAACTTTCCTCTGGAGCTAGGACTCTGCCCTTGACTGTTTTTCTCTTTCATCCTGATAACACTTTTTCCTTACTTACCCAGATCTCACCATAAATTCAGGGTGGAGAATTGTGAGCAAAATCATCAAAGTGTGGAGATAGTTCAAAACGCttccctctccacttgctaaTTTTCTGTCCAGCTCTGCATTAATTTTAACTAGGAAAGGTGCTTGCCAGCATAAATGTGTAGTTCCACTCtaagagttatttatttattgtttgcttgcttatttgcttgcttgtttcaacATATATACCTCCCCATAATGCTAGAGCACCCTCTGGTCAATATACAACATGATTATACAAACAATACtttgtccccccctccccaccccagtaAGCTCGGTactaattttactgacctcagaaggatggaaggctgagtcattcttgagccagctacttgaaccTGTTGAATCAAACTCAGGTCGGAAGCAGAGGTCTGACTGCaagactgcagtttaatcactgtgccatagGGCTCATTATATTGCATGTTTAGAGTAAGGGACTCTACTCAGGTAGTTTGCACCTTTCCTATGCCATAAACATACTAGGAAGCCTCAGGCAAGCCATAGTGTTCAGTCTCCATTCTCTAACTGCAGTGTGGGCATAGTTGTTATTAGAGAAAAGCTGTACGTTTAGCCTCCAAGACAAATTCAAGCAGAATGGCTTGGCTATTTGTTATCCCTACAAGTACAGCGCAGCCTAAAACACTGTACAGGTTTTTGAAAATAGGAAAGACTACATGGGAAGTGGGGGAATCAGAGAATGTATTTAAACCTTGCCTACCACATCTTCACCCCACACAGAAGACAGATTTTGGGGTGCTCAGTGGGAAGGTCTGGAGGGGTGCTTGAATGTAAGCACATTCAGCTGACCATGCTTGCAGCTTTTTCATGATTGAGACCCACACAAATGCTTCTGCAGATCTTCACATTGACATAATCTGCCTCCCTTGCAAGTTCAGTGGCACAGTGGGAAATGGGGCTTACAGGTGTGCCCCCATTCCTCACCTCACCACCCACGTAGCTCTTCATGGCACTTCTGttccaaaaagttatcttttccagtctctgtccAACACTTAGTGGTAGCTGCATTTGGTGCTCATAATCCACTAAGCAACACAAACTCCATATCATTTATGGTGGTGTAGCTTTGTGGCTAAAAGAGAGGTCTTCAGTTCAATTTTCGTGCCTTGCAGAAAACTTAGGTTTTACTCCCTGTCAGCAGCTGGCTACAAGAGAGGGATGATAAATGCTGCTTGACCTTGTTGTGAGGATTGCAAGCAGACAGGGTATCTAGAGTATCCCAGTACTGCTAAGTATTATCATTACATGTTATACCTTGAAATACACTGTGTGAACGAGACAGTGACAAACTCATCTTTGTAAACAGGTACATGCAGTAGCGAGCGAATATTCACTGTAGTTTCCTGTCAAGGTTTCTGCTTGATTTCAAACCCGAGTGATGTGTGCAACTTTCTGaagagttttttcttcttcagaaagttacttttcatgTGAGCATACCAGGCAAAGGGgtagcagttagcctttaaggtgccataatgtttttatttttatttttatttatttatttaatttatatgccgcccacactacccaaaggtctctgggcggcttacaacatttaaaatacaataaaaattcaaaacaattaaagtataattaaaatatatataaaaactgccatcggacccacagctaatattatttcaattaaaagccttctggaacaggaaggttttgacctggcgccgaaatgtcatcagtgtcggcgccagacgaatctcagtcgggagggcattccatagtctgggggcagctgccaaaaaggccctttgtctacaagccgtccctcttacctccttaggggacggctctttcaaaagggccccctggctagatcttaactgccgggtaggcacATATGGAAGGAgccggtccttcaggtatccagggcccaagtcattttgtctttattttttatttttgcctgatttgctggcacagactaacacagctatctcttcatgggagaaaagaagagaaggagagggcaGGATGAGTGAACCCCTCACAtgtttattttcattgtatttgaAACATCTGAATAGAGCTACAATGTCTACTACTTTGAAGTTAACCCCCAAACCACTATAAACCATTAGTCTTGTAGAGAAGTCTACTGAAGCTGTCCTCGTCTATGTACACTAACCTGTAGCAAGCTGTACTGAGGGAATGCGACTTACTTTTAGATGTGTATGAGATCACACCATAAAGTTACCAAGCCAGTGGTTCATGTGTACCCAGTTGTGGCTTAAAAAGGGATGCAGGAGACCATGATGTTGTTACTGGGTGTGCTAACTTGCCCCCTCTTGAACAGATACTCCAACTTGATAGCTCTCCTTTGGAGCCCTGATTTCAAAAACTCTCTTgtaattctttttctccttcagtcATGGTGGGTTCTGCCCGATAAGGAAACCGTAAACATCTGGTATGACTGCTTACTGGACAGCACCAATCAGACCTGGGTCTGCCACACAGTGTCTGAAAGTGGTGAGTATCTGATGGGATGCTACATGTTTTGTGAGAACAGCATTCCCTGTAGTCATTTATTAACCCCAGTGCCAGATATGGCTGCATTTACacagtctccttctgatttccccccctctctttctgtttttaaaaataatcctttTCAGCATGGCTTCAAGCAGTCCAGGCCTTCATGGTGTTAAGTCTCCTATTCTCCAGTTTTGCCTTCATTATCTTCATGTGCCAACTCTACACCATGAAGCGGGGAAGTCTGTTTTATGCCACTGGAATTTTCCAGTTACTTACTGGTGAGTGTTTCGTTTAATTACCTCATGCTGTAACAGTTAGATAAGATTCTTGGACTGGGACCTGGGAGATAACTTTGAACCATGAAACTTTCTGGGTGATCTGGCTCAATCACTGTCTTTCATTCTGACACACCTACCTTACAGGATTGTTTTGAATTATGACACCTCAGCATCAAGGAGGGCATACCTTATTCCACAAGGATTATATGAGCGCTCTCTCCACTCAAAACTACAGGTCACTAGACGCTGGGTGGCTCTCTGGCTGAGCAGAGAGAAGAACTTTGTATACCCATTGGAAGAAGGGTAGACTAtcaatgtaactaataaataaaagcatgaaATATAAATGGTCACATAGAGAGTAGCAGTTAAAAGGGAGATATTCTGTAATAGGAGCCTCTtagcacagtggttgaactgctgtactgcagccaaaaccgcTCACAACCcgaggttcaatcccaagtagatGGCTCAAGGATGAGTcggccttctgtccttctgaggtcagtaaaatgagtatgcaGCTCGCACAGGGGGTGGGAataatgtgtagtctgcataattaacttaaaAACTCCCTGGAGATGTTTTAAGcgctatgggtggtatataattgaataaataaataaataaataaatatgcagcatGCTTTTAGCCTGAATTTGGCATGGCAGTGGGGTGTGCAAGAGATGATAGGAAAATGCAGTGGTGGCAATGCTGCAGGAGGACCTAGATGCGTCTACCATCTGCCTCAAGGCTACCAGTTCTTACATGTATTACTGCTTTCAGGATATCCATGGCATATCTTACTATAGGTGCAAGTGAAATTTGTACTTGCGACTTTCATGAGAGACTGCACATGAAATATAGCAGCCCTCAAGCTGAGGCAGAAAGGGACAATATGATGGATCTAAGGATTCCTCCATGACTTTCTGTTTGGTTCTCTTTCCAGCTATCTCGGTGTTCACAGCTGCCGTGATCTACACCGTCCATGTGGACGAGTTCCAGCATGGCCGATTGCCGGGTGGCTCTTTTGGCTACTGTTTCGTACTGGCGTGGCTTTCCTTCCCTTTGGCTCTCATCAGTGGAGTCATTTACATCCACCTTCGAAAAAAGGAGTGACCCTCAGCTGGGAGATCTCCCCATTTGCCCTTGGAAAGGGGTCTGTTGTCCTCTGAATTTAGCTATGTATTAACTCTTTTGCTGTTTCCAAAGGAAGTCATGGCACAAAGTCTTCTGTGATGCGTGGCTTGATCATTTGGGGTGATTGCATTTTGAGTGCATCACTTCTTATTTGCACAATATCATGTACTCCCTATGATGTGGCAAGTTAACGTGTGCTATTTTACACTGGGCATTTCCTTGATTTCTAAATTATTAGACTTGCTCtaaaccagcggtccccaactgttttcagACTGCAGACCGCTTGGGGGCTGTGGGCTCCGTGCgcaggggggcaggggcacccttgcgtttgtgggtgggcatgtcacgctcacggGTGGATGTGTCATGCTTGTGGGATGGACATGTCATGCTTGCGGAGGGGCGTGTTGCTCTCATGCGCATGTCTGCAAGCGTGACAAGCCCAccgagcgtgacatgcccaccccatgagcatgacacacccctcaacaagcgtgacatgcccattGTGCATGCGTGCAGGGGGCCGGAGATCCGTGTCTGCGGCctagttcaaggaagcccatggaccagcactgggccacagaccgggggttggggacccctgctctaaacaacTGAATTTGTTTCCCAGAAAAATGACATGCCATGTACCATGATAAAGCTTAATTCAGGGAACATATCAGTTCTCCAGCTAGAAATGGTTGCTTTggccttgatttttaaaaattatatacagGAAATAGAACcaacttttatttttccaaagtagGGGTGTACGAATCCCCTTGTTATTTTTGTAAGCTCGTTCATATTCTACAGCATGGCCAGCAATATTTGGTTTCCCCAAACCAATCAGTATTATGAGTgcctatttttaaaggaaaaaagcatAGGTTGAGTAATGTTGTTCTGGAATATTTCTGTTCAAAATTAAAACCTGCAGCCACTTCCAGCATTCATTAAACTATAATTATGTTCTAAACGGAGAGATGAATAACATTTTCTATCTCATAATCTCTTTCTATGACTTGGTATATTTCAGTCTTTTCATATTTGCAGTTTGGAAGCTAAAGTAATAGGGATGGGAGATAGCTCTAATAAATTCTATTTTTTAAGGTCCTgaaaccttttaaaatttttaagaaTAAAACTGGCAATTTGCATATGCAAATTTTCTTTATCCAGTAAATCTTTTCATGAACTGAAAATCTAAAATTACTAGGTGTTAAGATAATACAGTTGAAACTGGCTGTGAACATTACCCACATAATGAGTTTTATCCCCTGAATCTCAAGCCAATTAAGCAAGCATGTTTTTTCATGTGATATTACaagcacttaaaaaataaataatacatttggaAGTTTTAGATTTCTACTTAACAAGTTTTAAGGCACAACCTTAAAAATATAAGATGCCAATAAAACAAAAACGTTTGTTAATACATGACACACACCCTGACCACGGAGCTGCCATGTCATCTAACTTCTTGTTCAAAGAGACCTCAATGGTAAACCCAGGTCTGCTTCCGCATAATGTGTGAAATGGCCCTGAGAAGTGTGTATTTTAACACACATGTTCAGACTTTAAATTCACAACCCATACATGGGTGGCTACCATCActacttcctttcttccttttatccccagccaaaaaccattttaaagaaGCCTCTCCATCCGTCCTTTGAAGTATAAGTCTATAGAGGCTCTAAACTTCCAAAAAGATGGCATAGAGTGGGAGGATTAAGCTAGTTGTATCCACCCTACTTCTAAAACTGTAAGGTGGTGAGTACATCCTGTCTGAGGGCCTCATCTTCCAGTGCCATATCTTTTAGCCAGtggtttctgtccatggagttttcttggcaaagatactggagtggcttgccagttcctgctccaggtgaatcgcgtttagtcagaaatctccactatgacctctccgtcttgtgtgtccctgcatggcatagcccatagcttctctgagttacttaagccccttcaccacgacaaggaaacaatctgtgaaggggcaaaaaatggtctgaagctcaacatcaaaaaaactaagatcatggccattggtcccgtcacctcctggcaaatagaaggggaagatatggaggcactgacagattttacgttcttgggctccatgatcactgcagatggtgacagcagccacgaaattaaaagacgcctgcttcttgggaggaaagcgatgacaaacctagaaagcatcttaaaaagcagggacattaccctgccgacaaaggtctgcatagtcaaagttatggtttttccagtagtgatgtatggaagtgagagctggaccataaagaaggctgaccactgaagaactgatgcttttgaattgtggtgctggaggagactcttgagagtcccctggattgcaaggagaacaaacctatccattctgaaggaaatcaaccctgagtgctcactggaaggacagatccttaagttgaggctccaatactttggccatctcatgagaagacaagactccctggaaaagaccctgatgctgggaaagtgtgagggcaagaggagaagaggacgacagaggacgagatggttggacagtgtcattggagcgaccaacatgaatttgacccgactccaggaggcagtagaagacaggagggcctggcatgctctggtccatggggtcacaaagagtcggacatgacttaatgactaaataacaacacatCCTGTCTGCCTCTTATGACAGACATTTAAAAGCTGGTGGCCTCCAACCATGTTGAAtgacaacttccatcatcctcagcctAGAGGTGTAAGTAGGAGTCATAACCGTACACAGCTGGAGGACACCAGGTTGAGCACGGCTGCCCTAATAAATCATATGCACCAGTGAAATCTACATTGATTTTGCTCACTCAATAGCCTTAAGAGGCAGCCTGCTTGAACTATCAACACGGGTTCCTGCCATGACATTTCTGTAACAGAATCAGTATTGTATGTGCTGACTTCATTACAATCCCTTTTCATCTTCTTGGCCtgacctttttatattttatatgcatttaaagaataaaataataataataacaataatacttCAACAGAGCCATTATCTTCCTTCATTCATGCTTGGGGTAGCAGTGTTTTACACATCCTTGTTCCTCGAGGAATGcaattacagtacagtagtgTATATGGAACAATGTTTCCTTATGAAAAATTAAATACCAAAGACCTAACAACAACTTCCATGAGGCCTAGGCAGTCCAGCTGTCTAGGAACAATGAGGAACAATGGAAGTTACAGTCCGAAATTGAGAAGGCCACAAGTTGTCCACCTCTGCCTTCTATTGTCTTCATAACTACAGTACCGGTATCTGTTTACTTGTAAATGGTGCAGATTGAGTGGGTTTGAGTGCAGAAACAGACATGGAGCACGATATTCACTGCACCATGCATCCGAAACGTAATCATAAAAAAAGGTTCACTTGAGCAAAAAATAACTTCAGCACCTCTGCAAGCCACACTCCCAATAGGTGGTTATTTGCTCAATTCTTTCTTGGCCTGTCTGAATTTTGATTAGGCAACACTATATTTTATGTATTAATACAGTTTAATATTTGAttatgacattttcatttttcatacaTGCTTCTTCCCTATTCATGTTCTTTTCACAACCTGAGGTAAATAGTGCTGGAAAGATAGTGATTGATATTGCCGAAAGCCACCCATGTATGGTGATTATAAACCTCATGATTCCATGGGTTGGCCAGTTACTCTAACCATAACATCAAACTGGTATCTAGTAGGGAttgtaatatatttatttgtttccacTGAGGCTTTTCCCGTCTTTTTATGCATCTTCAGGATgcataaaacagaaaaatgatgGCAATTTTTGATCAGGAATCCACATGTTTCCAGTTTTGCAGTATTTTGCATTAAATATAGAATATATTAGACAAtatgcattcattttttaaaaatgtacaacacCTAAGGTGGACATATCTAAAGTGTACACTGACATTTTTTTGTCCGTGGGGCCCCATATCTATTCTTACCTCTGTGTGAAAAACAGCACACAAATATGCGTaacttttttctgttaaaaaggaAATTGCATGGAACAAGCACCAAGGATATTTTAAGGCAAGAAAAAGGAGGGGCCCCTTAGAAACAGACTTAATCTGTCCATCCTTAAATTCTCTAGCAGTAATCTCCTCCCATCCTCTCTGTGTACTTGTGTTTGGATAAAAGTCCAGCTTGATACCCTTTAAGGACACTAATATTCCATCTGGCACAGTGCAAATCTGGGCATGTGAATAAATATTTAATCTCACTGTAGTCTGAATTTAACTACCAGCCACTAAGAAAGGCTTGTCTTTTTTATGTAATAAAAAGGAACATTAGAAACAAGGGAACACAGCCAAGATGGATTGTGCTCAGCTGAGGAGAGAGGCGCCAGCAGAGGGCAGGCTGTGTCTCCTTCAAGCATAAGATGGTGCTATATATTGAGGCAGAACTTTAAGGCATGCTCCTAGTCCTTAAGACAACTgtgaatatattttgaaaatacaaataCCATGTGAAAGGGTGGGatattggccagttctggaatctatgttttctccttctttcccttgATGCAAAAAGCACATGTGATAATCCCCgtctgcaatttaaaaagtggaaGGGTCTAAAGGTAATCATATGATCTGGTTAATATGACCAGGTTatgtctttctttcccccttctgcTTCCAAGGGACCTGAGACTGGATTTCACTCCCAAAAATGGTACTACTAACAACCAGAAGTATGTGTCTTCATTGGTTGTGGATCTATTTGGTGAACAAATACAGCAATTGAAATGTGTGACACCCTGCTCATAGGGCTTTTGAGGTGTTCAAGGGGTAGTTTATCATAccctccatacacacacacatctgacTTTCTATGGTTCAGTAGGGtgtttgaagccaggtctccagAAAGTCTGAGACAGTGTCCATTACTCCACATTAAACCTTCAGCAATCATAATTTAAAGCACAGGTAGGGAATTTGTAGACTCTGTGTTGCTCTTTAGATTGTATCTCTCCGTATTCCCAGAAATGGGGAAgcttttttggttttcttttataTCTCATAGGATTCCTCCACCAGAATGGAAAACCTATCACTTTCCTCATCTGTGATCATTGTCCCCACCCTCTTACAGATATATGTTACAGTGTCAAGGTCAAACGTAGGACTCTTGAACAGTGACCCCAGAGCCCTGTAAGATTTCTCACCACAACAGTATCAGCAGGGAGGGAAATAATTCCTTGTAATTTTCAGAACCGTGTTTGGCAGATTATAGATTAATTCATTGGTCGCCCAATTTGGTTTCTACCTCTGTAAGGTACACACCACAGgagctgtcttttttaaaaagccaaaaggCTCTACAAGATGCCTCCAGCTCTGGAAGTAACAGAAGCTGGACCTGGCAGGAATCTGCCTTTTCGGTAATCTCTTAACAGGATGGGAACCTTCTTGACATGTTGCCTAGGACAGCCTGAGCCCTTTTGTGCCTGAGGATGGAAAGGATAGTAGAAATGAAATTAACAGGGAGTATTAAACTTATGTGGAATATTCTATTCTACACTTAATCAAGCTAAAGCAGTTATCTTGTAGATTTTATCTTTCTGCAGTGGCTTTTAAGGCAGCAATTATTCTTCTGATGCAGAAGAAACTTAACCTGCAGACATTCTGCCACAAGTCTAAGATGATTAGAGGTCATAAAGGCTGCATTTTACAGAAATCTCTATTTTGAATGTAAGAATTAGAGACGgtcacgaatcagaaaaatggtgatttgtgattcatcaaggccAATGAATCATGAATTTAAAACTTAGGGTTTTTTCAAATTAGGGTCAATTCATTTTTGACATTAAACCCTATAAAACAGGCCCccaaacacctagagacaccaaatttgcagggtaAGCTCCCCAACTTTCCTTGACATGCCCTGCAAGTTCGGTGAATTTTAAGATTCAcatatccaagttatacacccacaaggagtcCCAcccaagaaagtgccctttagcagttggcttggggaaacccaatcttcaccaaacttggagggattgtagaggagagtcgtGGGAAACTTCTCcttgattttggtgtctctaggtgcttgcagGGAACTTTCCCGGAGcagtcctctgtgtgtgtgtgtgtgtgtaactcagacatctgaaacacaACCTTACCATacctggagggattgtaaaggagaATCAGAGGACCCTTCCCCGCAATTTAGGTATCTCTAGGTGACTTGGATGTCGTTTTATAGCCAaataaattgatgaatcaatAATAACTAACattttgttgattcatattcatggggggggTTTAGCTTTggacaaatatgaatcaacaaattagtgatttttaaaatgaatttggtgattcattttttaatttgtgctatCTCAGGTAAGAATACAGAACTGGGGTCTTTGTGCCTGCTAATAAAGACTGTGACGCAGTGATGGAGCCCATGTTAGACCTGTAGAAGGCCTGAATATTTAGCTGTCAATATTGATAGTTTGATggtctggtgtagtggatagagtggcagactaagacttaggagacctgggttcaaatccccacccagtcatggaaactcactgggtgtgtggaactgataaagccactccttaaatatttgacTTAACGTGAAAGCCCTATACTGTGAGTTGGTTCCAACGGGGCGGGTGAGCTGGAGTAGAGCTCTGGAAATACTGCAAGTGAGGCACAAAATTATATGGCATCATGGAAAGTTAGGAGGAGCTCGCTTACGGATCTAATAAAAAAGCTTTCACAATATCCGACTATCCCAGTCAGCTCTTTAAATGTAGTATAAAACATTTCTAATAAACAAATTCAGGATTATTCAGGATGGATGTCGCATGCATTTACTGTCACCACAAAAAGAACAGTGTAGAAGGGTCTCAAACTGTTTTGAGTAGGAGGCAGGGGgaaatgttatgtgccatcaagtttctTCTGACCTttggcaaccctagtagggtcACCAAGGCATGCGAGATGTTCAAGGGGCAGTTTTACCAGCGCTGCCACCATCCTTCCCCAcaagtgagtttccacggccaaccacggatttgaacccaggtctccagggTCAACTGTCTCTTGTGCTGGACTAAATGAAATCAAATGGGATcgtttccctttttttaaaaaaaaagcagcaatcaCTTGCAGaaataaagaatattttattGCACAAAGGCTACAGTAGTCATCCATGCACCTTCCCAGAAAGctgtgacaatttttttccattgtgGCAGACAAGCCACACTGTTTTACAGTGCttaagaaaaattacattttaggtTTATAGTTTTCATAATCTCTGGACATGACAGTCAaggtattctgggagtttttgtccaaaagAGTAATCTTTCTGAGTCCTGCTATTTCAAGATGCAGGGTTCACTTTGGTTGCGCCAGTCTCTAGTTCAGAGCTAGACAGATCACAGAGTTTATTGGCATTTCCCCTCCCACCACCATACATGGCCATACAGGGAACAATCCTATTTTGACTTTTTGAAACAGATAAAAATTGCAGAGTGATAATGATTTAGTAGGAAGAGCCCAGAGTTGAACTGGAGTGTGATATTACCAGTTCAAATGTCACAAAAACACTcaagagtcctgtggcacccTGAAGCCTATAAAGTTTTACTGAGCATATGCTTTAATTGATTTTCCTTGAgggcttatgtcaaataaaacatgcTAGTCTTAAAATTAGCACAGGACTCTGCTATTTTTTTATGCAACAGATTAACACAATTACCACCTTTTTTTAgaaatttagtttttttaaatatttcacagtATTTTGTTGTTAGTTTTGGTTCCTATAACAGAAAGGTCAGGGCACGCAAACAGCATCCTTCTCAATCGTGTATCTTCAAAAAGCGAAAAGTgcttcttatatactgccctatatcacttaaagcactctctgggcattttacaatttaattatgcaagctagacattgctgccgccgccaccagcaAGTTGAGTACTCAAATTACcaaccctggaaggatggaaggctgagtcaacctcaagctggctacctgggattgaactcagatcgtgagcagagtcttgactgcagtactgcagtttaatcgcTATGTCACAAGCTGTCTCTTCAGTTCTATGGCTAAGGCTTTCCCAGGAATGGACAAATATAACAGAGAATTCTGATAAGGGCTGCTTTTCCCATCACTCTTTCACCACCACAGGAGAACATGCATAACCCTGAAATGTGTGCTCCTTTAACATAATTTAAGGATGGCTGGGGAAAGAAGGGGACTAAAGTCTTATATACAGCCAGCCATGAACAACAGCAT of Pogona vitticeps strain Pit_001003342236 chromosome 6, PviZW2.1, whole genome shotgun sequence contains these proteins:
- the EMP3 gene encoding epithelial membrane protein 3, yielding MSFLLFAVTALHVLILILLFVATLDKSWWVLPDKETVNIWYDCLLDSTNQTWVCHTVSESAWLQAVQAFMVLSLLFSSFAFIIFMCQLYTMKRGSLFYATGIFQLLTAISVFTAAVIYTVHVDEFQHGRLPGGSFGYCFVLAWLSFPLALISGVIYIHLRKKE